One genomic region from Homalodisca vitripennis isolate AUS2020 chromosome 6, UT_GWSS_2.1, whole genome shotgun sequence encodes:
- the LOC124364087 gene encoding uncharacterized protein LOC124364087, whose translation MNTLPLEVLGKIIQDLTPDELVACSAVSVGWRDAFNQDSLWRPLCNEDTAEYLETAECRVEPRFESPESEDGTLSPVCRWRMCYMRETHLRKTWRWWNCIKDDIPVKDLYLNDMYNFVSNDLVINTQEDSNHKVNVSLWNVKSVPVRLGNPFSMSFNGGDIILVSDKCSVIVKIHHVEVYNCELSCDLEWPMRYFFFVGGTETYLSGDKDKILTNDNVQECIKSYYFTGTYFVYITTNNSDLHIWDLNVGTELNRVKFPVYDELVPAIESIYNIIKSENDSKDFVLVQSYEAENVVANVFRVYSLNRLQFLPFQVRHDFPYQDVKCILLDQFVAVADTCGPVHLYNYMTSELIVKVSTTSSDILAFGRNILIYEEGRMHVKFDCRTLKVEPFPVTDLNESTSKYQFEEYLLDRILYAISKVNILNFSEGGSSFESDDVTWITEEMYMLENYKTNKSHTKFVFKCFSNNQYLLKVITFW comes from the coding sequence ATGAACACACTCCCACTGGAAGTACTGGGTAAAATCATACAGGACCTGACACCCGACGAGCTGGTAGCGTGTTCTGCCGTTAGTGTGGGCTGGAGGGATGCCTTCAACCAGGACAGTCTGTGGAGGCCACTCTGCAACGAGGACACGGCAGAGTACCTGGAGACTGCGGAGTGTAGAGTGGAGCCGAGGTTTGAGTCTCCGGAGTCGGAGGACGGCACGCTGAGTCCTGTCTGTCGCTGGCGGATGTGTTACATGCGTGAGACCCACCTGCGGAAAACCTGGAGGTGGTGGAACTGTATCAAAGATGACATACCGGTCAAGGATTTATATCTTAATGATATGTATAATTTCGTTTCTAATGACTTGGTCATTAACACACAAGAAGATTCCAATCACAAAGTGAATGTTTCACTCTGGAACGTCAAAAGCGTTCCAGTAAGATTAGGAAACCCATTTAGTATGTCGTTCAATGGAGGTGATATTATACTTGTCAGCGATAAATGCTCAGTGATTGTGAAGATACATCACGTGGAAGTTTACAACTGTGAGTTGTCCTGTGACCTCGAGTGGCCCATGAGGTATTTTTTCTTTGTTGGTGGGACTGAGACGTATCTATCTGGTGACAAAGACAAGATTTTGACTAACGATAATGTACAAGAATgtattaaatcttattattttacaggaacatattttgtttatattacaacaaacaaCAGCGATCTTCACATATGGGATCTCAATGTTGGTACAGAATTAAATCGAGTGAAGTTTCCCGTGTATGACGAACTTGTTCCAGCTATTGAAagtatttacaacattatcaaatCCGAGAATGATTCAAAAGATTTTGTCTTAGTCCAGAGCTATGAAGCGGAAAACGTAGTTGCCAACGTATTCCGTGTCTACAGCCTGAATAGATTACAGTTCCTCCCTTTCCAAGTGCGTCATGACTTCCCTTACCAAgatgttaaatgtattttattggaCCAATTCGTTGCTGTTGCTGATACATGTGGTCCTGTTCACTTATACAATTATATGACGTCAGAATTAATTGTGAAGGTATCAACTACTTCTTCTGACATTCTAGCGTTTGGAAGAAACATATTGATTTATGAAGAAGGGAGAATGCATGTAAAGTTCGATTGTCGCACTTTAAAAGTAGAGCCATTTCCAGTTACCGATTTAAATGAAAGCACGTCGAAGTATCAATTCGAGGAATACTTGTTGGATAGGATTCTTTATGCAATTAGCAAAGTCAATATACTGAACTTTTCGGAGGGTGGGTCGAGTTTTGAATCAGATGATGTAACATGGATTACAGAAGAAATGTATATGTTGGAAAACTACAAAACTAATAAATCTCATAccaagtttgtttttaaatgttttagcaaTAACCAGTACTTGCTTAAAGTTATTACCTTTTGGTAA